A region of Maniola jurtina chromosome 18, ilManJurt1.1, whole genome shotgun sequence DNA encodes the following proteins:
- the LOC123874329 gene encoding coatomer subunit epsilon: MARQQPDVDELFDVKNAFYVGNYQQAINEAQNVNPSSPLVALQRDTFLYRSYIAQGNFRIVLQELKTADPMLQPLKSLVDYLSPGANKPAIVADIDAKVAKGIELTNEVFLIVAATIYYHEENYEAALKILHGAEALELRAFTLQCLLAMNRPDLARKQLKALQDVEDDGTLTQLAQAWLNLAQGGPGVQDAHYSIMELAERLGTLGAGPAAVGAAAAASRGMWEEAEQMLTEAQTRAPQQPELLLGLAVTAAHSGKPPEVSSRYLAQLLDTHPDHTFAKEYNAKTNEFKRLCAQYQPSVAS; the protein is encoded by the exons ATGGCACGTCAGCAGCCAGATGTTGATGAACTTTTCGACGTTAAAAATGCTTTTTATGTTGGAAATTACCAACAGGCCATCAACGAGGCACAAAATGTGAAT CCATCGTCTCCTCTGGTAGCACTCCAGCGTGACACATTCCTCTACCGCTCGTACATTGCCCAAGGCAACTTCAGGATTGTGTTGCAAGAACTGAAAACTGCAGATCCTATGCTGCAACCGTTGAAAAGCTTGGTGGACTACTTGTCTCCTGGTGCCAATAAGCCCGCAATTGTAGCTGACATTGATGCTAAG GTTGCAAAAGGCATTGAGTTGACCAACGAAGTATTTCTCATAGTTGCTGCAACTATTTACTATCATGAAGAAAATTATGAAGCTGCCTTGAA GATCCTTCACGGAGCAGAAGCACTAGAGCTCCGTGCGTTCACTTTACAATGCTTGCTGGCTATGAACCGTCCAGATCTGGCGCGCAAACAGCTGAAGGCTCTGCAAGATGTGGAGGATGATGGCACCTTGACACAACTGGCACAAGCCTGGTTGAATCTTGCACAG GGTGGTCCCGGAGTACAAGACGCTCACTACAGTATAATGGAGCTGGCGGAACGACTTGGCACGTTGGGAGCCGGCCCAGCGGCCGTGGGCGCCGCCGCCGCTGCATCCAGGG GAATGTGGGAGGAAGCGGAACAGATGCTGACCGAGGCTCAGACGCGCGCGCCGCAGCAACCTGAGTTGCTGTTGGGATTGGCTGTCACCGCGGCCCACAGTGGGAAGCCACCAGAG GTGTCGTCTCGCTATCTAGCGCAGTTGCTGGACACACACCCGGACCACACGTTCGCTAAGGAGTACAACGCCAAGACCAACGAGTTCAAGCGCCTGTGTGCGCAGTACCAACCCTCTGTCGCTAGCTAA